The segment GTGTCCAAATCATGAGAGATGCTTcctaatagtttttttttcttttggcttaagatggttttttttttggtcaactggCTTAAGATGGTTTATCTGCTATATTTTCTTCCTGTGTCTGTTTGGATCAAACACTTGATCAGTTAGATCGGTTTTGGTAGCTTCTTTTTTTCCGGTTTGTGATTAGCATGACTTAAACTGACGTCCATTGTTGTTTCAGGTACTTCGGCGGCAGCTTTCACATCTTCACAGGCGAAAGCTCTGGCTCTTGTCTCTGAACCGACGAGGCAATGTGATGATGTGGTGAAAACTGAAGGATGCAATGGATCCGCTTGTACAACAAGTCCAGCAGTTCCACTCATCAGTGGTGTTGAGGATATCACTTCGAAGTGGCAGCTAAAAGGGAAAAGGAATCCAAGGCAGATGagtaaaaaacaagaagaaagaagaattGCTTACGCGGAAGaagccaacaacaacaactcttTCCCTCAttattctctctcttctcaGCTGTACGACGTGAAGATCGAGGAGAAAGGTAACTACAAACCCAGGAATGTCCCGCTGATATCCCTTATGAGTAAACTGGACGGTGAAGCTATCGTCGGTCATCCTTCAACGGTTGAAGTGCTTGGAGATGGATCTTGTGACCGCATTTTGTGCAGTCATATCAAGTCGCTTGTTGTTCCAATGGTTGCTGTTGAGGTGAAGCCAAAACCATCATGGAAgaataaatcaaagaaaaagaaaccacACATTCCTCCACACAAATCATCAAAGTCAAAGAAATCTTCGTCTCTGTCCATAAAGACAAAGTGCCTCTCTGCTCTAAGTGGCCAGAAGCTGACAGTAAGCAGCAAGAAGAAAGTGATGATAGAGAAGACGAGAGAGGGGATTGTATCTTGCATCCCTCTCAAAGTAGTCTTCAGTAGGATAAACGAAGCAGTGAAGGGGTCAGCGAGACAAGTGCATAGAGCATTGCCATCTGCAGGCAATAATACTATATGATGAGATGGGTTTAAGTCCTCCCTGGTTTGTTTTCGCATCTATTTCTTGTCTTTTGTTGTTCTTTCTCGCCTCAGGTTTAAGATGAAACTAGCCCGGTTTTAGTGTGTGCTGGATTGGTTTTCTGTATAGTACAGATATATCTTAGTGCTTGTGGgacagaaagagagagaagaatatGGAAGTGAATGTGTGTATATGTAATTATATCAGTAATAGCAATTGGTGGTGGGAGGTGTAAActtagaagaaagaagaaaataaactcACAGATTAGGTGGAAGAAGACATTGTTGCTCTCATTTACTCACTTAGCATTTCAAGGATTGCTTTTAGTCCTTTTCCAGATAGATTTGTTTGTTGTAACTCTCTTTAAAAGTTCTTTGTCAAACTCAGATGGAGAAGAAACTTTTTACAGCTATTTGGTTTTCTATCTATTTTTACATTATGTTCAGGCGCACCATCTCTGTTTGCAAACTGAAACCTCCATAAGATCTAGACTACGTAGCAAACATAGCCAGCAAACTCTATCCTTGATTGTGTTTGGTCAATGGTTTTGCCAAAATGGATCAAAGAAATGTCATATTACTAGTTTTTTAATGgaaaagagagaataaaaaACATCTAGATTCCATTTGGGAAGTGACAAGAAGAGAAGAATATGCGTTGACAAAGTCAAATGCAACGAAACCAGCATGCTACTTCGCTTACACGTCTTTTACCTTAAACCCAACATATGTCTAATAACTTGTAAGACTATCTTTCTTATGTCTGCGCCTCTCCCTATTATAAAGTCTCTTCACAACTCGAACAATTACAGCAATTCTTAGCTTTTCATCTGAAGATTTATGTCATGTCTGTCAAGAAACAGGCTCCAGAGAGCAAGAACAATGGAAGCGACAAGTCAAGTTATTATCGATGCTTGTCATTCTCGTTCACAGAGCAATCACCGGATGGTAAGAAGAAACAATCGTCTTTGAGTCGTATGGATTCTAAGAAGCTCAAGGCAGGTATTGTGAAGTGGGCAAAGCGTGTCGCCACTTACGCTCGTCAACTTAGCTCAAGAAAACGAAACTAAGATACAAGATGAAAGTGCTTTGGAAGATGCACTCATTTTACAATTTGATCATGTTCTTGATGAAgtcaattactttttttttttgtccttttgtaaataattgagtcttattcaaataatatttctagTCGGTTCATGAAAGGAGAAAGGTGGTGTGATGATGTTTACCGAGACTTGATCCTCCACCCCCCAccaaaaaaaaggtttgaatAGACTTAACTCTAATGGAAAATCAAAACTCCCTCGATCTAAGAATCTCTGGTTTCATTTGTTTCTTCTCTGCTTAGAAACCAAATGAAGCCTCAAGAAAGCTCAAGCAAGCAGACACATTCGATGTGAGGAGTGTGAGGGAACATATCCACTGGCTGCACACTCATCAGTTTGTAGCAACCCTTTATATTCTTCTCCTCCTACGTTTCAAAATCACCAAGTTTTTGTTGTTATTtacttttacaaaattaatataaagaGTAAAGATTTAGAGTGGAGTATTAGAGACTAACCACGCCATGACAAAGGTAATCGAGATCCCTAGCGCAGGTTGCAGGATTACATGAAACATAAATGATCCGTGGAGATTTAAGGTTTAGCAGAAACTTGATCAACTTCATGTGCATACCAGGCCGATTGGgatctgtaaaaaaaaaactaatgagtAAGCAATAAAATATCTGATAAGAGtattagaataaaaaatgaaaaaagattaTAACCAGAAATAACGATGTCAGGCTTAGGGAAATTGCTCCCAAAATCCTCTCCTATTTTATTAAGATCCCCTTGGATGAATGTTGCATTCTCTATGCCGTTTATTTGAGCATTCTTGTGTGCATCTGTTATTGCTTGTGGAACTACTTCATAACCATACACATGCTTAGCCCTAGAAACAGAGGAGAGTCAAACGATCAGAACTGCTAATATTCATTATTCTTTGGCAAGTACTATAATAATCTCAGGTTTCTACCTCCTGGCAAGTGTAAGACCAATGGTACCAGTTCCACAGAAAAGATCAAGCACAACTTCTGAGCCATCTCCTTTGAGTCCAGCACATTCCTCAATCAGCTTATACAGAACTTCGGCCTACACAGTGAACACCATTTTAGTTTCACCAAGATTGCGTTTAATGCTTGAAGTGAAAGAGAGGAGTCAAGCTGGTTCATTGCTTTACGTACCTGATGAGTGTTAGTCTGAAAGAAAGAGTTGGCTGAGATTTGAAATGTAAGGCCTCTCAAGACCTCTGCGATTGCTTCTTTACCGTAAAGTGTATATTCTTGTTCCCCAACCGATGTATTTCCAACAGAGGAATTTACATTGTTCATGATGCTTACCTGCATTTTCATGAGCCaaagaaaattattagaatTACAAAGCGGGAAGAAAATGTGATCAAACTATTAAATAGGGCTGTGCGGAATGAAGCAAATAAGATTTGCACACGAACCACTTCAGGAATTGATGAGACTTTATCAACCAGGGGCTTCAACAGCTCTGGCTTATAAGAGGAGGTCACAAAATTGACCATGAGTTCTTGTGAACCAGTCTCCACATTCCTATGGTCAAAAGTTAGATCATAAGAAAGTATTAGCAAAACTTAGAAGATGAAAGAAGAACTACTACTAATGATCATACGAAGATACAACAATGATTTTCACTTCTCTATACGAGAACAAATTGCTTATTCTATTGACATTAATTATGATTCAAGTACCTTCAATACCTTCCAGTTCTCAGCATCAAATGTTTAAGAAACCCGGCATGTGAACGAGCATTATATGGCGAAAGACTTAGTTGAGGATCTCTCCAGCAAGCTTGAACAGCAGCAAGAACCTATTTGGGGTTATAACAAAATGTTACTAACGATACTCAAAGAAGAGCTCCAGCTTTGaactaaactaaactaaactgCTTTCAGCGTACCATGTTAGCAGGCTCGCTTTGTAATAAGCACTTGTCAACATTCAAAACCTTGTCAAAAAACCCAGGAGCGTGTAGCCCCAACGCAAAGCTCTCAGGACCATCTTCTCCTCTCTGGTCCAACATTTCAACCGGAAGCCATCTTTGTGGACCAAACGAAAACTCCATCTACACTAATAACTGTTAGTACTACAAGCTCAAAACCAAAGCAACCCAATTAGGAGACGCTTgagaacaaacaaacaaacaaaccttgTTACGGTAATTGAACTGGATATCACAGGGAACAATAGGCTTCAAGACAGGACTGTTATCAGAGAACCTTCCAACATGAGTGATGAGCTCATGAACTTGTTCCTCTTTAGCTCTAAGCTGAGCTTCGTAGGAGAGGTTCTGAGCTTTGCAACCACCACAGTAGGAAGCATACTCACAAGGAGCTTCAACTAAGTCACGGTGTGGAGTTAAAGTCTTGATCTTTGTCACCTAAGCAAATACGAACAAAAAGATTGTAACtttattgcaaaaaaaaattaaaaaaaggagagatttttttttaatgaaaccTCGGCGTAGCTGCCTTTGCGGCGAGTGACGCGGCCAAGGAAACGCTCTCCGGGAAGAGCTCGGTCGCACATGACGACGTAGCCGGTGCCGTCGACCTTGCAGATTCCTTTGCCTTTGAACCCCAAGCTCTCGCAGACGAGCTCCACCGTCTGGCCTCGTTTCGGGTAATACGGCGCCGTTTTCTTCTGGGAGATGTTGATGTTGTTCTCTTCGTGAGCGTTCagtgtgttgttgttgttgttgttaccgCCGGAGAGCTCAGAAGGAGAGAGGCGAGCGAGAGGaacggcggaggaggaggagcgtCGGAACTTGTGAAGCCATGAGCGCGTGGGGAACACGTACCTGAGCCTGAGGGCGTGAGCAGGCGTGGTGGCTAACATTGGAGATGTTTTAGTGAGAGAGGTGGAAGAGGAAGACAAGCGAGTCGAGGGAAGGTTCAAAGGAAGCTACTTTCTCAGAGGTTGTGATAAAGGGTGAATTGGTCATCTTCTTCAAACATTAAGCGACAGCGTTTCATGCCGTCAGAAAAACTACCTTTCGTTTTTTcttaacatcttttttttttctttttcttttgaaaacatttttttttgtcgggtttattatgctattagaaacAACGAGAAACATTACATAGATGATATTAGAGCTGACTATTCTACTGCCTTATAAGAATTCATGTCTGACTGCATCAtcctgagccgtcctatgagatccattcaTGACGGTATTCCTTGCGCCATGCTAAAGATCCCTTGTAAGACTTATCTCCAATATTCTGCATAATCCGTCTTCTCCGGGAATTGAAACCCAGACCTCCTGGTGTAGAAATTGCATCGCCTGGGATTCGAACCCCAAACTTGgatgtagaagcctttaaaccttgacCACTATGCCACGGTGCTTCCACAAAAACATCTTATTAGTcttttttcttaagaaaattatttgacCAAAACCTAATGGTTCAAGTTTAAAGaatttaaacatcaaaattGTATATTACTGGAAATCTAGATTTCAAGttccaaaaattaaatttattaaataattgtaCAGATAATGGAAAAATTTACAAAGAGTcttcaacataaattttcataaagtAGGTAATATTGTCGATTCtcataaaatagataatattatCGAATCGTCTATATAATGTTTCtcgtaattatatataattataatatcataataaaaacTGACTTGACTTCAtatgaaaagaaacaaaatcttcACAATCAACAACAAAAGAAAGTAGACTTGTGCATTCAAATTTTACGATAAACTCCAACCGGTTAAGTTTGGGTTGGATCCTCAAAATTAGAAATTGGATAAGTAAAATATTTCGTCAGAGATTTGGACATAAATTGAtacttacaaattttatatatatatatatatatataggtttgGTAGTTTTTTATGAATTTGAACTGGTTTGGATCTATAATACATAGCTagatccaaaaatatatagaaaatatataattttttaatacatAGCTAGTATGGATAGAAATTTTCGACATTTAGAATTTAGACAGCTAGTACTAATGTTGGCCGAGACTGCTACAAATAGCGGTTGTCTATCACAACATTGTCTTTGTCAGGTTCCTTTGTTCCGAGATGGATAGGTCTCATACCTTATATATCTTCAACAAGACTTTCATCCTTACTACCAATACCCAATAGTTAGTTGCGTTCAGTATGTGGAATTAAATCGATGGTTGTGTGAATTCCTTTGGTCGAGTGGGATTACCGTCTCCCATATATCGATTATCCAAAAGCTCGGATACCAATTAAAGTCTTGAAAACACACTTTGTATATAAAGAATTGCTTTCtttattaatgtttaaaaataactcaaaactaaactttaaattatatatcaatgTCACATCTCAACAATGGTATATACATAGTGGTAGcacaactttttttatttctttttttcctatTAGTGTAATAGATAActtctaatattattaaaattgtatcAAGCCTATCTTATCCTAATCAACTTGTTAGAGATATCTTGGATTGAAAACTATCGAGCTTATCCAATACTTTTGGCATCGCCAAGAAGAGCCTTGCCTTAGTGTTTGAAATCAAGCACTGGCTTAGGGCATCCAATTTTCTGAAAGCAATAAATggcattttttgttttattacttaattcaactaataaaaatatataaaatgtaaagaaagtaaaaaatttatgataaataaaataaaaaacaagaataAATTATGGTTTTCCATACTTAAGCTAGCGAAGTgttatttaatcatttttatttttttaaaagtaatacaATGAATAAAAATTGGTTGTGTCATATAAGAAGTTAGAGCAGCTTCAACATGGATATATTTGATGGTATTTGATATGTTAAAAGAATGAAAAAGAGGAAATACAAGTTTACCAATATCTTAAACCACGACATTTTAGATACTTTGAGAAAAGAGGATGTACATCCATTCTTTctttattgatcaaaacaaaacataaaaaaataataaaataaattgaaaactaaattataaaatattatatttataccaCTAAAAACTTCAAACAAACTTCACCATCATTGAAACTGCTCTATACAATGAACATGTGAGGCAAGATGTTGTGGACACCCATTTCAGTGGCGCACAGAAACGTGCAGAAAGTGTTCACTGCAATTCGGATGTAATCGCTCAATACAAAAAATTATTCGAACAACAACAGGAAGAGCTCAATCTTATCAAGACTCAGGTCCTCAAGCACCAGCAACAGCATGAACATGCAGGCATGCCCCACAGCAACAGTACTTCGTGAGCATTATGGACTTGGGGACAACAAGCAGAAACAATCCTTCGTGAGCATTATGGACTTGGTAGCACCATGCAAGCCCCACAGAAACACGTCCACTCTAGTGATGGCTATTTTAGTGAATTCTTATCTTAGGAGAACATGACTGGACTTGTAGGCAGCATGAGCGACCCACAGCAGTACATCTCTTTTGGTGGCGCAACACTCTTTTCTGAGGAGGACGTGACTAGACTTGGAGGCAACATGGAGCAAAAATCCTTCGGCTTACCTTCTGGTGTTCATCATGATTTCAGAGGCATCATGTAACATCAATCATTTGGCTTACCTTCTGGTGAGCATCATGAAACTGGAGGCACCATGCACGCCCCACAGCAACGTGTCCCTTCTGGTGGTGCAAGACTATTTTCGGAGGATGACATActagaaatagataaaaagtctatcaaaattaaaaaaaatatcatatagcTTCACGTTTCGATAGTTATATATctacaatttatttttaattttatagaatttgatttaatatattttaaccaaaagaaatagataaaaaatatttacaagattatacttttaaatatatacatacattaaatataaatttaatttaaatacacatttttaacttcattttatatataattaaatttactGTAAAATCACTGTTTTGTTACTAGAAAGAGTACATAGAAATGGCAATGGTAATTGTTTCAATTTTCTCCAAATGTTTCGCCTTTTACAGATCTGGAAATCCTCTCAAACAATTATATCGTCCCCACCCACAACTGTTATATTCAATCGGATATGGAATTTAACATATGAAACACTTACTGTTGTTGTCGCCTTCCCTCACATGATCTGCAAAAGTAGGGATGGGTATTTTATCGGACACATGAATTCGAATCTGAATTCGACCTGAATTGAAACTGAAACTCGAACCGTAGTAGCAAAATATCCTAACAGATATTGAATTAAGAGATATTGGATATCCGAACATGAAAGGATAATATTTACTTGATTTATTAttcacttaaaatgcatgttaaGTTTCTTGTTTTATTCTTTGACAAAAGTTGTATTAAAATTCTCAAAACAATAACAAAttggtgtttctttttttttttgtttccgtACTTATTAATCTGTCAacctattaaatattttaaatgtcaGTTAAGTTAATAGTAATTTTTGAAGTATAAGAGATTTGAGTAATcaatgaattgtttttttttttaaaatctaaaatatccgAACTGAATCAAAAATACGTAAACAGGTTTTAGACCTATATACTGAAGTATCCAAAATACCTAATCCAAACTCAATGGCGAAGCCAAGTAGTACGTTATGGATGCCACCCattagattttcattttttattatttttataagttaaaatGAAAGAAATTATTAGACAAAATGGAAAAGGGACAATAGGTCCAATATACCTAATACAAGCCCAAATTAGCCAAATGCACAAGGATTTGGATAAAGATAAAAGTAGTATCCTTTTAATAGCAAAGTGACGAAATTACCCTTGCTTTATGTAAAAACAGATGCGCCGTTCCAAACGTGCGTGTCAGACTGCAGAAAATTCTGTGATTTGATGGAGAGTTGTTCTGAGGAGCAGGGATGATGGCAGGAAGCGCTGCAGAAGTCGATCTATTGGATAAAGAAAGGCTTCGTACTAGATGTGATTCCTCCAAAAGCAATCCCTTTAAGAGGTAAAGTTTGGCCTTTAACTTCCTGTTTTTATGGTAATATGCAAGGTTAACGATTAGCTATGGATGTTGCTTTCAGATTTTCGTAGgaactctctcaatctcacgAAAAATGATACTATCCAGCCTCTTGTTCAATCTGAAACTGACTCATCTGATGAAATAGATGTTCTTACTACAACAAGAGATGGGATAATCAGGTTTGAGGAAGTGGCTAGAGAACCTCCACATCAAACAAGTCTCACGTTAGCCTTAGGTATGCTGCTggatgtttttaaaataaatacaactTCTTATGATAATTGAAGTTGTAGGCGATAAATAACAGGTTACCATTTACCTGTCTGTTTGGCTGCTACTGATGGAAGTGCTGGAGGGCGTTTAGAGTCAACTAACAAGGGAAAGGAAGAAGACACAGATTCAATAACTGGTGGAAGTCAGTTCTTGAATTTATGTCTAGAGAACCAAATTTAACACATACACAGACAATGATTTAAATTTCTTGCGAAGCTATTTGTGGCTAGAGAACTTCTACATCAAACTAGTATCACATTAGCCTCAGGTATGCTGccggatatttttaaaataaatacaagTTCTTGTGATAATTGAAGTTGTAGGCGATAAATAAATGGTTACCGGTTACCTGTCTGTTTAGTTGCTACTGATGAAACTGTTACAGGGAGTTTGGAGTCAACTAACAAGAGGAAGGAAAAAGACACAGATCCAATAACTGGTGAAGTCAGTTCTTGAATTTGCAGATAAGTTTCTGGTTCTATGGATCAAGGCTTGGGTAGGGCTGACATGGGGCTAAATATTGGTGAGACTGAGGATTGTGTGATACTTGGTAAAAAATCACTTAGTTGCTATGTTTAATAATATCAGCTAGTAGTTACATTTAGACTGTTAGACATCATTTAGTTGATATGTTTAGTAATATCAGCTAGATCATAACCTGTGTATATATCTCGTGGAGCATCTCGTCGCATCTTTTTAAAAGTAGAAAAAAGAAGTCAAACTGTAAGACATGACTTAGTTGCTATGTTTAGTAATATCAGCTACTTATGTATGtggatgttaaaaatatattatgcagTGACCATTTAATTAAGTTTGTTATTTCAGATGGTGATGACATGAGCAAGGTCACGTAGCACTTCATTAACATCACGCAAAACTTCTTTAATATGACTGTCAGATTGACGGTTCATCAGTCCCTCTGTCGCCATCAGCTGTCTGGTCCGCACTCCCTTTGCTATGTTTTGATTTATCTATCATATCAGTAAACTCCTCAAGCACTACGGTTTGCATATCCTTCAGGTTGTCAACTACAGCACTAACTAGCTTCCTCTCAATCTCCTGGAGGCTTTGCGTAACATTGGACGACAATGGAGCTACCTGGTACGCATGATTACCTAAAGCGACGAGTTTCTCTATACTCTTGTCCATCGACTGATCTAGGCACTTCTTCGTGAGCTAATGTCCTCACTTAACCTCTACAATAATATTTACCGGTTAATACATGAAGTTAACATTTAACATTATATGTAACCTCAAAATGCAACTAAATCGATTATCTGTCTGTAAGAAAAGTTATAacgtataatattttttggtgATCACTACCTAATATTTACGCTGTCATATACCATTTATCAGTCGATAAactaaatttaacatttaacaaaaaaacatctaaaaaaataaatagtcaATTAGGTGCTAATGAAACATATAGCATGTAAGATATCCTATAACAACTAAGGATTTTGTTGTAACCTGCAATTATgatttagggatttagggttCTAAAGTCCATTCGAATTCTCTGGAATTTTGtggaggagagaagaagaataatacaaaaaaaaaagaaggaatgAAATACGGTGGTGGTTGGAAGAATACAAATAAATGTGTCTTATCTGATGGTTGCCAATTAAACAGAGAATGCAAACTCATgccttttgaattttgatattttttctggAAAAGCAAGGAACCATTGTATTGTCTAATGGTTACAAGAGCACTTCTGACACGCAACAGAGAGTTTGGGCATTTGACAAAATAGATGAGCTATTAGGTGTACTGCAGCCAATTTCTCAATGgaaaatcattattattatttttttttgaattatacagaggtatcttggccccacagaagtggtccagactaatcatgtgttgccacatgtcggtcctctgtcccttGCGATaccgaaatgttaattctccagtggccgggattcgacccagtaatctaaactattaagacTGAAGTACACTTAGCTATGTCCCCTtagttttg is part of the Raphanus sativus cultivar WK10039 chromosome 5, ASM80110v3, whole genome shotgun sequence genome and harbors:
- the LOC108862959 gene encoding uncharacterized protein LOC108862959, whose product is MSVKKQAPESKNNGSDKSSYYRCLSFSFTEQSPDGKKKQSSLSRMDSKKLKAGIVKWAKRVATYARQLSSRKRN
- the LOC108862958 gene encoding uncharacterized protein LOC108862958, which encodes MLATTPAHALRLRYVFPTRSWLHKFRRSSSSAVPLARLSPSELSGGNNNNNNTLNAHEENNINISQKKTAPYYPKRGQTVELVCESLGFKGKGICKVDGTGYVVMCDRALPGERFLGRVTRRKGSYAEVTKIKTLTPHRDLVEAPCEYASYCGGCKAQNLSYEAQLRAKEEQVHELITHVGRFSDNSPVLKPIVPCDIQFNYRNKMEFSFGPQRWLPVEMLDQRGEDGPESFALGLHAPGFFDKVLNVDKCLLQSEPANMVLAAVQACWRDPQLSLSPYNARSHAGFLKHLMLRTGRNVETGSQELMVNFVTSSYKPELLKPLVDKVSSIPEVVSIMNNVNSSVGNTSVGEQEYTLYGKEAIAEVLRGLTFQISANSFFQTNTHQAEVLYKLIEECAGLKGDGSEVVLDLFCGTGTIGLTLARRAKHVYGYEVVPQAITDAHKNAQINGIENATFIQGDLNKIGEDFGSNFPKPDIVISDPNRPGMHMKLIKFLLNLKSPRIIYVSCNPATCARDLDYLCHGVEEKNIKGCYKLMSVQPVDMFPHTPHIECVCLLELS